In a genomic window of Physeter macrocephalus isolate SW-GA chromosome 14, ASM283717v5, whole genome shotgun sequence:
- the RPUSD1 gene encoding RNA pseudouridylate synthase domain-containing protein 1 isoform X1 produces MHLPCIAATMEPGSVENLCVVYRSRDFLVVNKHWDVRIDSKAWWETLTLQKQLRHRFPELADPDTCYGFRFCHQLDFSTSGALCVALNKAAAGSAYRCFKDRRVTKAYLALVRGHVQESRMTISYAIGKNSTEGRTHTMCIEGTQGCENPKPSLTELVVLEHGLYAGDPVSKVLLQPLTGRTHQLRVHCSALGHPIVGDQTYGQASSQEDQPFRMMLHAFYLRIPTCTECVEACTLDPFVPTLDACWSPHTLVQPLDKLVQVLRAAPDPDPTEGGPRPCSPSTPLPGPGRPPPPPAKLPETEAQRASSLKWLSEWTLEPDN; encoded by the exons ATGCACTTGCCCTGCATTGCAGCCACCATGGAGCCAGGCAGCGTGGAGAACCTGTGTGTCGTGTACCGGAGCCGTGACTTCCTGGTGGTGAACAAGCACTGGGATGTGCGCATCGACAGCAAGGCCTGGTGGGAGACGCTGACCCTCCAGAAGCAGCTGCGGCACCGCTTCCCAGAGCTGGCCGACCCTGACACCTGCTACGGGTTCAG GTTTTGCCACCAACTGGACTTCTCCACCAGCGGGGCACTCTGTGTGGCCCTGAACAAGGCAGCCGCAGGCAGTGCCTACAGGTGCTTCAAGGACCGGAGAGTCACCAAGGCTTATCTGGCTCTG GTGCGGGGGCACGTTCAGGAGAGCCGAATGACCATTAGCTATGCTATTGGCAAGAACAGCACAGAAGGCCGGACCCACACCATGTGCATTGAGGGCACACAGG GCTGTGAGAACCCAAAACCAAGCCTCACTGAGCTGGTGGTCCTGGAACACGGACTGTATGCAGGTGATCCTGTCTCCAAAGTGCTGTTGCAGCCTCTCACGG GACGGACGCACCAGCTGCGCGTGCACTGCAGCGCCCTGGGCCACCCCATCGTGGGGGACCAGACCTATGGCCAGGCCTCGAGCCAGGAGGACCAGCCTTTCCGCATGATGCTCCACGCCTTCTACCTGCGCATCCCCACATGCACCGAGTGCGTAGAGGCCTGCACGCTCGACCCCTTCGTGCCCACCCTCGATGCCTGCTGGAGCCCCCACACCCTGGTGCAGCCACTGGACAAGCTCGTCCAGGTCCTGCGGGCTGCCCCAGACCCTGACCCCACAGAAGGgggccccaggccctgcagccCCTCCACACCCCTGCCCGGGCCGGGCCGGCCCCCACCGCCCCCTGCCAAGCTCCCTGAGACAGAAGCACAGCGGGCCTCCTCCCTGAAGTGGCTGTCAGAGTGGACGCTGGAGCCGGACAACTGA
- the RPUSD1 gene encoding RNA pseudouridylate synthase domain-containing protein 1 isoform X2, with product MEPGSVENLCVVYRSRDFLVVNKHWDVRIDSKAWWETLTLQKQLRHRFPELADPDTCYGFRFCHQLDFSTSGALCVALNKAAAGSAYRCFKDRRVTKAYLALVRGHVQESRMTISYAIGKNSTEGRTHTMCIEGTQGCENPKPSLTELVVLEHGLYAGDPVSKVLLQPLTGRTHQLRVHCSALGHPIVGDQTYGQASSQEDQPFRMMLHAFYLRIPTCTECVEACTLDPFVPTLDACWSPHTLVQPLDKLVQVLRAAPDPDPTEGGPRPCSPSTPLPGPGRPPPPPAKLPETEAQRASSLKWLSEWTLEPDN from the exons ATGGAGCCAGGCAGCGTGGAGAACCTGTGTGTCGTGTACCGGAGCCGTGACTTCCTGGTGGTGAACAAGCACTGGGATGTGCGCATCGACAGCAAGGCCTGGTGGGAGACGCTGACCCTCCAGAAGCAGCTGCGGCACCGCTTCCCAGAGCTGGCCGACCCTGACACCTGCTACGGGTTCAG GTTTTGCCACCAACTGGACTTCTCCACCAGCGGGGCACTCTGTGTGGCCCTGAACAAGGCAGCCGCAGGCAGTGCCTACAGGTGCTTCAAGGACCGGAGAGTCACCAAGGCTTATCTGGCTCTG GTGCGGGGGCACGTTCAGGAGAGCCGAATGACCATTAGCTATGCTATTGGCAAGAACAGCACAGAAGGCCGGACCCACACCATGTGCATTGAGGGCACACAGG GCTGTGAGAACCCAAAACCAAGCCTCACTGAGCTGGTGGTCCTGGAACACGGACTGTATGCAGGTGATCCTGTCTCCAAAGTGCTGTTGCAGCCTCTCACGG GACGGACGCACCAGCTGCGCGTGCACTGCAGCGCCCTGGGCCACCCCATCGTGGGGGACCAGACCTATGGCCAGGCCTCGAGCCAGGAGGACCAGCCTTTCCGCATGATGCTCCACGCCTTCTACCTGCGCATCCCCACATGCACCGAGTGCGTAGAGGCCTGCACGCTCGACCCCTTCGTGCCCACCCTCGATGCCTGCTGGAGCCCCCACACCCTGGTGCAGCCACTGGACAAGCTCGTCCAGGTCCTGCGGGCTGCCCCAGACCCTGACCCCACAGAAGGgggccccaggccctgcagccCCTCCACACCCCTGCCCGGGCCGGGCCGGCCCCCACCGCCCCCTGCCAAGCTCCCTGAGACAGAAGCACAGCGGGCCTCCTCCCTGAAGTGGCTGTCAGAGTGGACGCTGGAGCCGGACAACTGA
- the RPUSD1 gene encoding RNA pseudouridylate synthase domain-containing protein 1 isoform X3, which produces MEPGSVENLCVVYRSRDFLVVNKHWDVRIDSKAWWETLTLQKQLRHRFPELADPDTCYGFRFCHQLDFSTSGALCVALNKAAAGSAYRCFKDRRVTKAYLALVRGHVQESRMTISYAIGKNSTEGRTHTMCIEGTQGCENPKPSLTELVVLEHGLYAGRTHQLRVHCSALGHPIVGDQTYGQASSQEDQPFRMMLHAFYLRIPTCTECVEACTLDPFVPTLDACWSPHTLVQPLDKLVQVLRAAPDPDPTEGGPRPCSPSTPLPGPGRPPPPPAKLPETEAQRASSLKWLSEWTLEPDN; this is translated from the exons ATGGAGCCAGGCAGCGTGGAGAACCTGTGTGTCGTGTACCGGAGCCGTGACTTCCTGGTGGTGAACAAGCACTGGGATGTGCGCATCGACAGCAAGGCCTGGTGGGAGACGCTGACCCTCCAGAAGCAGCTGCGGCACCGCTTCCCAGAGCTGGCCGACCCTGACACCTGCTACGGGTTCAG GTTTTGCCACCAACTGGACTTCTCCACCAGCGGGGCACTCTGTGTGGCCCTGAACAAGGCAGCCGCAGGCAGTGCCTACAGGTGCTTCAAGGACCGGAGAGTCACCAAGGCTTATCTGGCTCTG GTGCGGGGGCACGTTCAGGAGAGCCGAATGACCATTAGCTATGCTATTGGCAAGAACAGCACAGAAGGCCGGACCCACACCATGTGCATTGAGGGCACACAGG GCTGTGAGAACCCAAAACCAAGCCTCACTGAGCTGGTGGTCCTGGAACACGGACTGTATGCAG GACGGACGCACCAGCTGCGCGTGCACTGCAGCGCCCTGGGCCACCCCATCGTGGGGGACCAGACCTATGGCCAGGCCTCGAGCCAGGAGGACCAGCCTTTCCGCATGATGCTCCACGCCTTCTACCTGCGCATCCCCACATGCACCGAGTGCGTAGAGGCCTGCACGCTCGACCCCTTCGTGCCCACCCTCGATGCCTGCTGGAGCCCCCACACCCTGGTGCAGCCACTGGACAAGCTCGTCCAGGTCCTGCGGGCTGCCCCAGACCCTGACCCCACAGAAGGgggccccaggccctgcagccCCTCCACACCCCTGCCCGGGCCGGGCCGGCCCCCACCGCCCCCTGCCAAGCTCCCTGAGACAGAAGCACAGCGGGCCTCCTCCCTGAAGTGGCTGTCAGAGTGGACGCTGGAGCCGGACAACTGA